The stretch of DNA ATGATagagaaataaaacaaattaagagaAATTAAAACAGGAAACCATAAGATTAAAAGAAGGAGACAGATTGAAGAGTGTAGTTCAGAAACAGATAAGGGAGCCACATAAGCATTCAATTAGGAATTTGACTGGTGGGTAGGacttatgaatttttttttccatttcacTCACCTCTCTTCCCTCTCTTACACTTACCACCACCTACCACCACAAATCAAACATCAAATAAGAAGcaaattttctttgttattgGGCCCGTTAAATCCTGTAAACGTTAGGCCAAAATAGACTAACCAGTACTGtagggaaaaaaaatatcaataagattTTTTTCGATATTTATGTAGTCTCAATCTAAATCAATTCCTTTGTATTCTAGACATGATCGCATTCGTAATCCTAAATCGTATTCTTTTGAAGTTTGGAACCATTTAGCATTTTGTTGAGAGATACTCTTGTTCTCATCACTTAACCATCGCAAAGGGCCTCATCATCATATTGTCTTCGTGATCCAATATCTGCAATTCAATAAATTGTATTAGTTAGTCCTAAAAGAAAAAGCTCAAAtaacattatcaaattttaatatttttttactagcTTACGTGACAGTGGTAGACATAGCCTGGCTTTTGAGTAGCGTCGAAGGAGTAAGAATCGTTGGAGTGAATGTAAGAAAATCTAACGAGGATCTTCGTTACATGTCCCGGCATCATCTTGAATACGTTCTTCCATCCCCGCTCGTGAGCCGTCACCGCGGTTTTGTTCCCAATAGCGTACTTGTTAATATTGCACTTAACGGCGTCGTTTCTCTTGGTCATGCAGTCCGTGAATTCCTCAGTCTTCACCAACGCCGTTTGCTCCAACACTTTGAACAATCCCAAGTGAATGTGCAACGGATGGTTATCCTCAGTTAAATTAATCACTTCCCACACCTTCATTACATGaacttaaaaatatcaaatatatgaATTAGACCGTTATAATTAAATTGTGtgacatatattaaaatatatatacctcgCTGGTGCCGATTTTAGGAGTTTCTGTCACGGGAGCACTATAGGGCAAACCGTTGATGTATAGATGCGTTGGCTCGTCAGCGCTTGATACATACTCGAACATGGCGATGTAACGTGTACGTGCGGAGGTTGATATGTGAGCAGGAGCGTATTCGATTAGCTTCTTCGGAATGGTCGATGTGTCATCTTCAGATTTGTTCTTGATTTTAAACTTCATGACTTTGCTGTTCTCTTCCGTGACTGGATCCCCGGAAGGGTAAGGATAAGGTGCATTGTTGGCTAGTATTGCTGTTTTCGACTTTGATTTCGAGAAGTCAACAACAACATCGATGATCTCTGATGGAGCGAGGAGAACCGTTTTGGCCCGTACCGGTTTCGATAGATATGCTGAATCTGAACCGACGACGATGAACTCGAGAccgttggagaagaagaaacggaaGAACCTTGCGTTGCTAGCGTTTATGATTCGGAATCTGTATTTCCGACGGCGGACGGTTAACCGCGGCCAAGCTTTCCCGTTGACGATGATGGCGTCGCCGAAATACTCTGGCTGCCATTGAGGATGAATTGAGGGGTTGTTCCCGGTGGCGTTCATGTAAATGGAGCCATCTTTACGAAAACTTCGGTCAAATATGACTAGAGGACGATCGAATTCTCGGCCAGTGGGTAACCGAAGAGGCGACTCAACAGACTTATGGCGGAGAATGTAAGCACCTAACAAACCGGCGAGAAGGTTGACTCTAGTCAAACCAGCAGCGTGGTCATGGTACCACATGTTTCCCGGTTGTTGCTTGTTGACGTAATGCGTATTCTTTTTGGTCCATTTGGATCCTGTCTCTTTGAAACCAGCGGTGAACCATGAATCAGCGTTACCGTCGCTGGTTGGTTCGTGGATGCCTCCATGCAGGTGAACTACCGTGGGGATGCCGCCGTGTTTAGGGATGGCCGGGGAGATTGTTGGATCCCAAGGGAGGATATGAGTTGAAGGGAGGTGGTTTCGCCACGTCACGTAGGTGTCTATGCCATAAACAGCTTCTATTGTAGGTCCTGGAACTGTTGCCTTACGCTTCGATGTACCGTATGCGAACACTGGCGTGGCAGGCAAGTCTCTGTGGAACTTCTGCActtaaacaataattttaactCATATCAGTGACAGTCTTTGAGAgctttcaaaattcaaatcattGGATTAATTGGCAGTgtaattaaatagtttaaagaAGCAGAGCATAATTAGCTAGGCCAAAGTGGTAGAAAAGCAATCATAATTATATACTTAGTGGATACTAACTTTCTATATAATAATCATTagattttatgattttcttaAGTATAATTGATCGAAAAACAGAATTGAAAGAGCAAACGATATTAAATTTGACTAGTGGTAAAAGACACTGATTCGTCAGTACTAAAACATTAGATGCTTTTCTCAAGAGGACAAATAAGTGATATAGGACAAACAAGAGTGGACAACACAAGGTGAATCTATTCTAATTCACTTTACCAACCAAGAGCCGTAGCCAACTAAAAAGCGACTAGTTTCACTAATCTATACGATTtccaatatttaataaattattttttaggtATTAATGAGTTTAGATACAAGAATCAATATCCATCTGGTGAAGGGCAAAGTATATTCAAGAGGACAAGACGACGAGTGACAAAAGAATGAGCATTGATTCGTCGGGTCGACACTTCTACTATAACattattgttatacttttttttttctcaagacgACAAATAACTGAGGGGACAAGAGTGTGAACACAGGCGAATCTATTCTAATCACTTTACAACCTAGCTAAGAGCCGTAGCCAAGTAAAAAAGCGATTAGTTTCACTAATCTATACGATTTCGAAATTTAATGCTAACGTTTGTCACTAACGAGAACAGGTTTAAcattaattagtatatttatttggccaacaaatcttttttttggtattgcaTGTAATATACAGGTGTATATCACTAAATGGTGGATATATGCATCTCTATCTAAATATTTTGGCCATTTATAGCTTCTGGACATAAAAGGAAGATGATGTGTCTTCACGATCTActgtaaatcaaaattttcaaacatataccaaaaaaatcttcaagaaaaagaatgaaTGAATCGAAATAAGAAACGACTATACAGACTGTAAATATTTAATTCAATCATACCAAAAAATATTAGCTTCAAGAAACCAAATAAGGAAacaatgagagaaaaaaaaaaaagaaagaatcgaaATGAGGAATAAGGTAAGAAAAAAATACCCATTTTTTGAAGAACATGCCGATGTGAAGAGATTTGGGTTTGAGAACGCCGTTTACGGAGTGGAAGCCATGAAGAGTGGGTATATGGGGAAGGTTGTCAACGAACATCTCTAGCTTCTGGAGATTGAACAGTCGCTCCTCTTGCTTCTTGCCTCCTGCGTCGGCGTCTCCGGCTACGAGCCATGTCATCGTTACTATTAGCAGCAACATGCCTCTGGTCATTATCCTCCGAGAAGGCATAGGCTCCATGCCTCTTTGTCCTAATTCACGAGCTGTCGAAATATGAGAAAAGTcaagtgtgtgtgtttgtttttgtatgtatGGAATACTCAAAAAGTTGAGGAGAGAAAATTGAAGAAGTTCTTTGGGGTTTTGCGTATTTATACATATAATGAGTGTGCGGTGTGAAATAAACTTTGTCACTCTTTGCTTTCCGATCTCTTGACTCTTGAGTCGCTCCTTtctttagaattttgttttttccaatgGGTTATTAATAAGTTGGCTAAGCAAGATTTGTATTATTGACTAACTTAATGTGGTGAGAAATAAAACTCGTCGATATCAAGACTTTCCATTAAAAGTTGTACTATTAAgcaaaatatcttatatttctAGGGGGTGTATTCATCATATTCAAACTaggattttggaaaatttgtgatttttttttaaaaatcacttgttattcaacttaggattttaaaattacttctcaaatccaatgttattcaatatgaaatatgttaaaaatcatttaaaataactCATAATCTTCtgttattcaatcaacaatttataaaaatcatatcaaatcaattattattcaaaacataacttttttttcttcaagaaaaCGATTACAgtgattttgggagattttgggtactttttataataaaatcctGTTGAAAAAATCACACCTTCATAAATGTGATTTTGAAggattggtttaaaaaaaaaaaaaaatttacgtaaagaaagaaaaagtcagCAAGATAACTTGGATTTGAAAGTTTTTGTCAAAAGAGTCACATCCATAAGCTCCTCTACCAGCGTAAACAACGTAGCCGATCATTTAACCACCGTAGTTAGGAACGCCAAAGTTGGCAATGGCTGCATCATGCTTAGAAGTTAGACTGCAAAGATAGTTAAGACGCTCAAAATGAACCCAACTTGAACCAAAATTTTTCCCAATGGAGAGCCCAAAAGCGTATATATAAATCAGATAGGCCCAAATGCTATTGAAGTAATATCAATGTCATCTACACTGCTCACACGATCGATCAGTACCGAGTTAGAGGCAATGGTACAATTGTAAACTTTGGATATTTgatggtttcttgttttttttttttttttgcaaaattccctttaatttatttatgtattcaaCTAGTTTACTTATTTGCATTTGTGGATAAACGAGTCAAATTctttatttgttacaaattgGAACGATAAATACTTTTAAACTCTTCTTGATGTTACTACAGTGAATAACTATCTAGAATGATTACCCCCCAGGTTTGATTCGTCTTTGGTTAAGCAGAAATGACAGTTTTGATGATACATATTGATAATTTATAAGAGATATATAAGGAAAGGATAGGGATGTAAATCATATTAACCTAATGTCTCCTCTgtacattgtatatatattgtaatactCTTCTCATTGGAATACAACACAACATTCATCTTTCTATATGGGAAACAACTACAAAGACAATCAGTCTTGGTCCTCCCAGCAGCAGCAGTCTAACTCTCAACCACGCCAAGGCCAGTCCCGTGGTTATCAAGGCAAGTGTCAACTTTGTGGAATACATGGTCATAGTGCTCGAACTTGCTACCAACTCTCGCAACATGGAAATTTCTCTCCACGGGCAAATATGGTAGCAGCTTCCAACTATGATGCGTCGCCTTGGCTTCTAGATAGTGGCGCCACACATCATGTTACATCTGATCTGAATAACTTGGCGCTACACCAACCATACAATGGTGGTGAGGATCTCACTGTTGCGGATTGCACAGCTCTTAAGATTGCTCAAACTGGTTCAACTCTACTTCCCACTACTACTCGTCCTATTGCATTAAACGACGTTTTATATGTTCCAAACATAACAAAGAATTTAATCTCGGTGTATCGGTTATGTAATGCTAATAGTGTGACTGTTGAATTTGCTCCCGCTTCCTTCCAGGTGCAGGATCTTCAAACGAGGGTCCGGTTGCTCCAAGGCAGGACTAGACAAGAGCTCTATGAATGGCCAGTCAACATTGCTCCTCCGATGTCCTTCTTTGCGTCTCCCACACCAAAGACTGATCTCCGTAGTTGGCACTCGAGACTAGGTCATCCTGCATTCTCAGTTTTAAAATCACTCATCTCTCAGTTTTCTTTACCTGTATCTGCTTCTTCGCAACAGTCATTACCATGTTCTGATTGCTATATGAATAAAAGCCATAAGCTTCCCTTTCATACCAACACGATTGTGTcgactcatccgctacactatATCTACAgtgatgtttggacatcaccAATATTATCTATTGAGGGGTTCAAATATTATTTGGTTCTGGTTGATCACTATACACGGTATGTGTGACTGTATCCACTCAAACAAAAGTCTCAGGTGAAAGAAGTTTTTACCCGGTTTGTCGCTTTGGTTGAGAATCGCTTCAACCATCGTATTGGCACTCTTTATTCAGATAATGGAGGCGAATTTGTGGCTCTCAGGTCCTTCCTCTCGTCCCATGGTATTGCTCACTTCATAACGCCCCCACATACTCCCGAACACAATGGGGTGTCAGAACGCAAACACAGACATATAGTTGAAACTGGGCTCACACTTCTCAGCCAAGCTTCTATGCCTACGGAGTATTGGAGTTATGTATTCTCCACCGCAGTATATCTTATCAACCGACTGGTCACACCGGTTCTTCATGGAGATTCTCCGTTTCATCGTCTCTTTGGTATGCAGCCAAATTATCTTAAACTCAAAGTCTTCGGTTGCTTATGCTATCCGTGGCTCCGACCGTACACGAAGCACAAACTTGATAATCGTTCTCTTCCCTGCGTGTTTCTGGGTTACTCACTCACACAGAGTGCGTATATGTGTTTGGTACCAAGCTCAGGTCGTGTTTTTGTGTCACGCCATGTGCAATTTGTGGAATCCACATTTCCCTTTGCAACTCCATCGACAAATCTTCCATCACCAGAGTCTCCCGAGTCCGCTAATACCACTGCAATCCCAATTCCTGTCCAGCCACACCATGTTATCCCTCCGACGGTACAACCGTCGCTATCTCCGCCGGTCCATCTGACTCCAGATCAATCTGTGCCCGTGGCGCCTACTCCGGTGAATTCATCTTCCTCTGTCTCGCGACAATTATCGAATCCATCGTCGAATTCAATACCGCAAAGCCCAGGTCCGTTACCCGATTCGGGCCTCCTCCCTGATTCAGGCCCAATATCCAATTCCGGcccatcatcctcatcatctagTCCACAACAAAGCCCATCTCCCACATCGTCTTTGTCGAGTTCCTCTTCGTCGTCTGTCCCTTCTCTGTCTCCGTCACCGCCGCCACCTCCGAACAACCACACCATGACGACGCGTTCCAAGAACAATATTCACTTGCCCAACCGCCGCTATGCACACACATTATCTCTCCCTAAACCATCTATTCCCAAGACGGCGGCTGAAGCAATGAAAGATCCTAAATGGCGTGCTGCGATGTTAGAAGAAGTAAATGCTCAAATCCGCAATGGCACACATGAATTGGTTCCCCCCACCCTGGCTAAGAATGTTGTTGGTTGCAAGTGGATCTTTACTATAAAGTATCTCCCGGATGGTTCGATTGATCGCTATAAAGCGAGACTAGTTGCCCGTGGTTTTCATCAACAACCGGGACATGATTACACGGATACTTTTAGTCCTGTAATCAAATCTACAACCATTCGCGCAGTACTACAGGTTGCAGTTAACGAGGGCTGGCACATCAAACAGATTGATGTAAATAATGCCTTCTTGCAGGGTCGGCTTCATGATGAGGTATACGTGGCTCAGCCACCAGGGCGGTTGCTAATGCGGCTTCTGAACTTCGGTGGATCATCTCCCTTCTACAAGAACTGGGACTTCGGGTACCTGCAAGTCCAGTCATTTACTGTGATAACCTGGGTGCTACACACTTAGCTGCAAATCCCATTTTTCACTCCAGGATGAAACATCTTGCCTTGGACTATCATTTCATTCGAGATAATGTCCAGGCTGGTACACTACGCGTCGCTCATATATCTACTCATGATCAACTTGCTGATCCCCTAACAAAGCCACTTTCAACATCACGGTTTCAAGAGGTCGTTTCCAAGATTGGAGTCACGAAAGCTCCTCCATCTTGCGGGGGCATATAAGAGATATATAAGGAAAGGATAGGGATGTAAATCATATTAACCTAATGTCTCCTCTgtacattgtatatatattgtaatactCTTCTCATTGGAATACAACACAACATTCATCTTTCTATATAATTGCCATAGTATTATTATAGACTTTGAGCATGTCCATGTTTTGGTGTTGATAGTCAAAATTGAAGATGTAACATGTGTTCAAAGgatgaactacttcagaagAACAGAGTACTGATTCAAGAACAGAACATCAGGAAGATTATGTCGGTGTTTAACAAGCTAAAAGAATTATACAAGAGTAGAAGGTGcgagaagcttctagaagaacAAAGAGtttcatgtttacaataggaatgtaaacatAAAGAGGGAAATTTCCTAtatcataaagaaaaagga from Camelina sativa cultivar DH55 chromosome 9, Cs, whole genome shotgun sequence encodes:
- the LOC104712669 gene encoding multicopper oxidase LPR2-like, which codes for MEPMPSRRIMTRGMLLLIVTMTWLVAGDADAGGKKQEERLFNLQKLEMFVDNLPHIPTLHGFHSVNGVLKPKSLHIGMFFKKWKFHRDLPATPVFAYGTSKRKATVPGPTIEAVYGIDTYVTWRNHLPSTHILPWDPTISPAIPKHGGIPTVVHLHGGIHEPTSDGNADSWFTAGFKETGSKWTKKNTHYVNKQQPGNMWYHDHAAGLTRVNLLAGLLGAYILRHKSVESPLRLPTGREFDRPLVIFDRSFRKDGSIYMNATGNNPSIHPQWQPEYFGDAIIVNGKAWPRLTVRRRKYRFRIINASNARFFRFFFSNGLEFIVVGSDSAYLSKPVRAKTVLLAPSEIIDVVVDFSKSKSKTAILANNAPYPYPSGDPVTEENSKVMKFKIKNKSEDDTSTIPKKLIEYAPAHISTSARTRYIAMFEYVSSADEPTHLYINGLPYSAPVTETPKIGTSEVWEVINLTEDNHPLHIHLGLFKVLEQTALVKTEEFTDCMTKRNDAVKCNINKYAIGNKTAVTAHERGWKNVFKMMPGHVTKILVRFSYIHSNDSYSFDATQKPGYVYHCHILDHEDNMMMRPFAMVK